One Urocitellus parryii isolate mUroPar1 chromosome 9, mUroPar1.hap1, whole genome shotgun sequence DNA segment encodes these proteins:
- the Il20 gene encoding interleukin-20 isoform X2 yields MKGSHLAFGLLSVMFCLLWAPSTGFKTLHLGSCVITTNLKEIQSGFSKIRDIVQAKDENIDIRILRRTESLQDTKPSARCCLLRHLLRLYLDRVFKNYQTSDHNTLRNISSLANSFLTIKKGLRLCLDLQEAVVKALGELDILLRWMEETE; encoded by the exons ATGAAAGGTTCCCATCTTGCCTTTGGTCTTCTCTCTGTTATGTTTTGTCTCCTCTGGGCGCCTTCGACTGGGTTCAAGACTCTCCACTTGGGAAGCTGTGTGATCACCACAAACCTCAAGGAAATACAAAGCGGTTTCTCCAAGATTCGGGACATTGTG CAAGCCAAAGATGAAAACATTGACATCAGAATCTTAAGGAGGACCGAGTCTTTGCAAGACACAAAG CCTTCAGCTCGGTGCTGCCTTCTCCGCCATTTACTGAGACTCTACCTGGACAGGGTTTTCAAAAACTACCAGACCTCTGACCATAATACCCTCCGGAACATCAGCAGTCTCGCCAATTCCTTTCTTACCATCAAGAAGGGCCTCCGGCTTTGT CTTGACCTTCAAGAAGCAGTGGTGAAGGCTTTGGGGGAACTAGACATTCTTCTACGATGGATGGAGGAGACAGAATAG
- the Il20 gene encoding interleukin-20 isoform X1 produces the protein MKGSHLAFGLLSVMFCLLWAPSTGFKTLHLGSCVITTNLKEIQSGFSKIRDIVQAKDENIDIRILRRTESLQDTKPSARCCLLRHLLRLYLDRVFKNYQTSDHNTLRNISSLANSFLTIKKGLRLCHARMTCRCGEEATEKYSQILSHFEKLDLQEAVVKALGELDILLRWMEETE, from the exons ATGAAAGGTTCCCATCTTGCCTTTGGTCTTCTCTCTGTTATGTTTTGTCTCCTCTGGGCGCCTTCGACTGGGTTCAAGACTCTCCACTTGGGAAGCTGTGTGATCACCACAAACCTCAAGGAAATACAAAGCGGTTTCTCCAAGATTCGGGACATTGTG CAAGCCAAAGATGAAAACATTGACATCAGAATCTTAAGGAGGACCGAGTCTTTGCAAGACACAAAG CCTTCAGCTCGGTGCTGCCTTCTCCGCCATTTACTGAGACTCTACCTGGACAGGGTTTTCAAAAACTACCAGACCTCTGACCATAATACCCTCCGGAACATCAGCAGTCTCGCCAATTCCTTTCTTACCATCAAGAAGGGCCTCCGGCTTTGT CATGCCCGCATGACATGCCGTTGTGGGGAAGAAGCAACGGAGAAATATAGCCAGATTCTGAGTCACTTCGAAAAG CTTGACCTTCAAGAAGCAGTGGTGAAGGCTTTGGGGGAACTAGACATTCTTCTACGATGGATGGAGGAGACAGAATAG
- the Il19 gene encoding interleukin-19, which yields MKVQRVSLWLLSAMLILCSVYTRSLRRCPVSVDMRHLEESFQEIKRAIQTKDNFQNVTILSTLGALQKTKPLDVCCVTKNLLAFYVDRVFKDHQESDPQILRKISSIANSFLYMQKTLQQCQVQRQCRCSQEAINATKIIHDNYDQLEVPSAAVKSLGELNVFLAWIGKHHQETSAA from the exons ATGAAGGTACAACGTGTTTCCCTCTGGCTCCTGAGTGCAATGCTCATTCTGTGCTCAGTGTACACCCGCTCTCTCAGGAGATGTCCAGTTTCCGTGGACATGCGCCATCTAGAAGAGAGTTTCCAAGAAATCAAAAGAGCCATT CAAACTAAGGACAACTTCCAAAATGTCACCATCCTGTCCACCTTGGGGGCCCTGCAGAAAACTAAG CCTTTAGATGTGTGCTGTGTGACCAAGAACCTCCTGGCATTCTACGTGGACAGGGTATTCAAGGATCATCAGGAGTCAGACCCCCAAATCTTGAGAAAAATCAGCAGCATTGCCAACTCCTTCCTCTACATGCAGAAAACTCTGCAGCAATGT CAGGTGCAGAGACAATGTCGATGTAGTCAGGAAGCCATCAATGCCACCAAAATCATCCATGACAACTATGATCAG CTGGAGGTCCCGTCTGCTGCCGTTAAGTCCCTGGGAGAACTCAATGTCTTTCTAGCCTGGATTGGCAAGCATCATCAGGAAACCTCTGCTGCTTGA